One region of Kazachstania africana CBS 2517 chromosome 3, complete genome genomic DNA includes:
- the KAFR0C00460 gene encoding uncharacterized protein (similar to Saccharomyces cerevisiae YBR062C; ancestral locus Anc_3.279) gives MSSYHEEHNTSPHTQSNPQGRREIRSEFRNLYEQLTPTDPTLISLLASLLPPELQEEWGKKSNEGCSQAFIDSLPRVPKDKIPNDLCSICFENFREDEYPLVIELPHCSHKFDLQCISVWLSSNSTCPVCRDKVNHNAKLDIDTTEAELEEDWGMYG, from the exons ATGTCATCGTATCATG AAGAACACAACACAAGCCCTCATACACAATCCAATCCCCAGGGTAGAAGGGAAATAAGATCAGAATTTCGGAATCTATATGAACAATTGACCCCGACGGATCCAACTCTGATCTCTTTACTAGCGTCATTACTACCACCCGAACTTCAAGAAGAGTGGGGGAAAAAATCCAATGAAGGGTGTTCTCAAGCCTTCATCGATTCATTACCAAGAGTCCCGAAGGACAAAATCCCCAATGACCTATGTAGTATATGTTTCGAGAATTTCAGAGAGGACGAATATCCACTAGTGATTGAACTCCCTCACTGCAGCCACAAGTTTGACTTGCAATGTATTTCAGTTTGGTTGAGCTCCAATTCGACCTGTCCAGTTTGTAGAGACAAGGTGAATCATAACGCCAAGCTAGACATCGATACTACAGAAGCTGAATTAGAAGAGGACTGGGGCATGTACGGGTAA
- the KAFR0C00500 gene encoding uncharacterized protein, with product MVANKRVLIALTSYHGPFYADGNKTGVFLVEALHPFNTYKARGYEVDFVSETGSFGWDAHSLTEDFLNGQDRKDYENKDSEFNKALANLKKPSEVNAADYSIFFASAGHGTLFDYPTAKGLQSIAADIYEQGGVLSAVCHGPAIFDGLNDKKTGKNVLTGKVITGFTDVGEAIMGVDTIMKEKNLLSVEDIAKKYNVKYLAPIGPWDDFSITDGRIVTGVNPASASSVATRSMDAAEK from the coding sequence atggtcGCTAACAAGAGAGTTTTAATCGCTTTAACTTCATACCACGGTCCTTTCTACGCTGATGGTAACAAGACTGGTGTTTTCTTAGTCGAAGCTTTACATCCATTCAACACCTACAAAGCTAGAGGCTACGAAGTCGATTTCGTTTCTGAAACTGGTTCCTTCGGTTGGGACGCTCACTCTTTAACTGAAGATTTCTTAAACGGTCAAGACAGAAAAGATTACGAAAATAAAGACTCCGAATTCAACAAAGCTTTAGCTAACCTCAAGAAGCCAAGTGAAGTCAATGCTGCTGACTACTCTATCTTCTTCGCTTCTGCCGGTCACGGTACTCTATTCGACTACCCAACCGCCAAAGGTTTACAAAGCATCGCCGCTGACATTTACGAACAAGGCGGTGTCTTATCTGCTGTCTGTCACGGTCCAGCTATTTTTGATGGCTTAAATGACAAGAAGACTGGTAAGAACGTCTTAACTGGAAAGGTCATCACTGGTTTCACTGATGTTGGTGAAGCTATCATGGGTGTCGACACCATCatgaaggaaaagaatTTACTTTCCGTTGAAGACATTGCCAAGAAATACAATGTTAAATACTTAGCCCCAATTGGTCCATGGGATGATTTCTCCATCACCGATGGTAGAATTGTTACTGGTGTTAACCCAGCTTCCGCTAGCTCTGTCGCAACCAGATCCATGGATGCTgctgaaaaataa
- the TRM7 gene encoding tRNA methyltransferase TRM7 (similar to Saccharomyces cerevisiae TRM7 (YBR061C); ancestral locus Anc_3.277) has product MGKSSKDKRDLYYRKAKEQGYRARSAFKLLQLNDEFHFLDDETNLKRVVDLCAAPGSWSQVLSRKMFTESKGNLDGKKIVAVDLQPMSPIENVTTLQADITHPETLSKILHLFGNEKADFVCSDGAPDVTGLHDLDEYVQQQLIMSALQLTTCILKKNGTFVAKIFRGRDIDMLYSQLGYLFEKVICAKPKSSRGTSLEAFIVCLGYNPPSNWEPKLDLNKSVEEFFSGCSLGRLKISDDNKLSNWKIEERDIAEFMSCGGLDSVDSDATYHFDEDDTSNVKKPALVSLDPIQSPTNPPYKKALELKRKGKLTRAV; this is encoded by the coding sequence atGGGTAAGAGCAGTAAAGATAAGAGAGATTTATATTATAGAAAAGCCAAAGAGCAAGGTTACAGGGCCAGATCTGCTTTCAAGTTGTTacaattgaatgatgaatttcattttttggaTGACGAAACAAACTTGAAAAGAGTGGTGGATTTGTGTGCTGCCCCGGGTTCGTGGTCTCAGGtattatcaagaaaaatgttTACAGAGAGTAAAGGAAATTTGGACGGAAAGAAGATTGTTGCTGTGGATCTTCAGCCAATGTCTCCAATAGAAAATGTCACTACGTTACAAGCAGATATTACACATCCTGAAACGCTGTccaaaattcttcatctcTTTGGTAATGAAAAGGCAGATTTTGTGTGTAGTGATGGTGCACCAGACGTTACTGGTCTCCACGATTTGGATGAATACGTTCAACAACAATTAATCATGAGTGCTTTGCAACTGACCACTTGcattttaaagaaaaatggcaCTTTTGTTGCCAAGATCTTTAGAGGCCGTGATATCGATATGTTGTACTCTCAACTAGGATATCTCTTCGAAAAGGTCATTTGTGCCAAGCCAAAATCCTCAAGAGGTACATCGCTAGAAGCATTTATTGTATGTCTGGGATACAACCCACCATCTAACTGGGAACCAAAACTTGACCTTAATAAGtctgttgaagaattttttagTGGATGCAGTCTAGGcagattgaaaatatcgGACGACAACAAACTATCCAACTGGAAGATTGAAGAGAGAGACATTGCCGAGTTTATGTCATGTGGAGGTCTCGACAGTGTCGATTCAGACGCAACGTACcattttgatgaagatgacacGAGCAATGTTAAAAAGCCTGCTCTTGTCTCTTTGGATCCAATACAGAGTCCAACGAACCCACCATACAAAAAGGCTCTAGAACTTAAGAGAAAGGGGAAATTGACGAGGGCCGTCTAA
- the KAFR0C00470 gene encoding uncharacterized protein, whose amino-acid sequence MKQQLAQLLNIRIKFRTQLKGQEYIKAAFIGEPINGSDQLHIQLGSLSTENKEVVTYERFELLLFVTFTVILTLIRFLWNFIQQNKINKRNKHIVEAFRLNITRSTLCSRSSNDSFGCDTSVEKDLAVTRYLTNTSISQTLRFSAGLPQQDCIFHQNISRSPQADPISLLLWDSTKYGKPSSLLPG is encoded by the coding sequence ATGAAACAACAGCTAGCTCAATTATTAAATATTAGAATAAAATTTAGGACACAGCTGAAAGGACAGGAATATATTAAGGCAGCATTTATTGGTGAACCCATAAATGGATCAGACCAGTTGCATATACAATTAGGATCACTTTCGACAGAGAATAAGGAAGTGGTCACTTATGAAAGATTCGAATTGTTGCTTTTTGTAACTTTTACTGTCATCTTAACACTTATAAGATTCCTTTGGAATTTTATTCAACAgaataaaatcaataaaagaaataagCATATTGTTGAAGCTTTCAGACTCAACATTACAAGATCAACTTTGTGCTCCAGGTCTAGTAACGATAGTTTTGGATGTGACACCAGCGTTGAAAAGGACCTTGCAGTTACGAGGTACCTCACAAACACCTCAATTTCACAAACACTTCGATTTTCAGCTGGTTTACCGCAGCAAGATTGTATATTCCACCAAAATATTTCGAGATCACCACAGGCTGACCCAATTTCTCTGTTACTATGGGACTCTACCAAATATGGCAAACCCTCCAGCTTACTTCCCggatga
- the NRG2 gene encoding Nrg2p (similar to Saccharomyces cerevisiae NRG2 (YBR066C) and NRG1 (YDR043C); ancestral locus Anc_3.281), whose translation MSISPINATHSLPVLAPVTFPLPNIYSRLEKNIQITISYNDPSYSLKPQKKYQTLIPLVTNSHMIENDLKTLLNKHMFDTNRNGTLSASSSRPNIVPGNKVPLNLMRISGTSPLFNKRKSEELKHQGIEKQPIVMKLSSFDRNVQRRKNISINKQRKHVCKVCTMAFTTSGHLSRHNKIHTGEKKYVCPFEGCGQRFSRHDNCVQHHKTHLRKKENSKSKSTSI comes from the coding sequence ATGTCCATTTCACCTATAAACGCTACACATTCGCTACCAGTGTTGGCTCCCGTCACTTTCCCTTTGCCTAACATCTACTCTCGTCtagagaaaaatattcagaTTACTATATCATACAATGATCCATCTTATTCATTGAAACCCCAGAAGAAATATCAAACGTTGATACCATTGGTGACAAATTCACACatgattgaaaatgatctCAAGACATTGTTGAATAAACATATGTTTGATACAAACAGAAATGGCACCCTTTCTGCTTCTTCAAGCAGGCCAAATATAGTCCCTGGCAATAAAGTACCTTTAAACTTGATGAGGATATCTGGTACCTCGccattattcaataaaagaaagtCAGAAGAGTTGAAGCATCAAGGTATTGAGAAACAACCAATCGTCATGAAATTGTCTAGTTTTGATAGAAACGTCCAGCGCAGAAAGAATATCTCCATCAATAAGCAACGCAAACATGTTTGCAAAGTCTGTACAATGGCCTTCACTACTTCAGGCCATCTTTCTAGACATAATAAAATACACACTGGTGAGAAGAAGTATGTCTGTCCATTTGAAGGTTGTGGACAAAGGTTTAGTAGACATGACAATTGCGTACAACATCATAAGACGcatttaagaaagaaagaaaactctaaatcaaaatctacCAGCATCTaa
- the ORC2 gene encoding origin recognition complex subunit 2 (similar to Saccharomyces cerevisiae ORC2 (YBR060C); ancestral locus Anc_3.274), with translation MVDMTKEEDGIVAHKDILSSPKKRSNSPSKIVAVEDSTTRRRPHSKKNSLEKVKLPESNANSIKDENVQEIPDMPQQPRRKRGRPRKSESEKHIDTSKPNKMQKMGDHEINGSISAENILPRTTRKRGNNKPAAATRTSDDDDDDNSRSLDEEEDFTPESSFDESDKLEDIELSPELDRKSSKSKRHTLQNDVLAPSTPSKTKRKKVERDFTSPLKREILNNLKEYKDNSSNFNLKLSKNFVPTPLPKNYDKEYMKKLNMEKSTNMNFFDTFEGYFDQKKTVKGIFKSKNTMAMAPEVTREEFTIVSNYFNKYYLKREREKLFEIQKKMYTQYWFELSQGFSLLFYGIGSKREFLENFAIHYLSPKLKQVELHSQKKKENVNHSIPCIIVNGYNPTCNYRDVYKDVSNILYPEELTRNETKYWGNHVILQIQKMIQFYKTQPQHIKLIIVVHNLDGPSVRKEAFQTMLSSLALIKQIAIIASTDHIYAPILWDNVIAQNYNFIFHNVTNYEPSKVESSFQDVMKLGRKESTSNAEGARFVLQSLTNNSKKLYKLLLETQLHNMETDGKNPKGVVAPTKRGALTFGVELKRFHHLCTADFIVSNEMSLRTMLKEFIDHKMAFISKNQAGAEFVFVTYNYSEMKKLLDTVATEIK, from the coding sequence atgGTAGATATGACAAAGGAAGAAGACGGAATTGTGGCTCATAAAGATATTCTTTCCTCACcgaagaaaagatcaaattcACCATCTAAGATAGTGGCTGTTGAAGATTCTACTACTAGAAGACGACCTCActcgaagaaaaatagCCTCGAAAAAGTCAAGTTGCCAGAATCCAATGCTAACTCTataaaagatgaaaatgtgCAGGAAATTCCAGATATGCCACAACAACCACGCCGTAAACGTGGTAGACCTCGTAAGAGTGAATCCGAAAAGCACATCGATACGTCTAAACCTAATAAGATGCAGAAAATGGGAGACCATGAAATCAATGGCTCAATTTCTGCggaaaatattttaccaCGTACAACGAGAAAGAGAGGTAATAATAAGCCAGCTGCGGCAACTCGTACTAGTGACGATGACGACGACGATAACAGCAGGTCGCtagatgaggaagaagattttACCCCAGAGAGTTCATTCGATGAAAGTGATAAACTTGAGGATATAGAATTATCACCAGAACTAGATAGAAAATCGTCAAAGAGCAAGAGACAtactttacaaaatgatgTGCTGGCACCCTCAACTCCATCTAAAACTAAACGCAAGAAGGTGGAACGTGATTTTACGTcaccattgaaaagagaaattttaaataatttgaaagaatataaagataatTCCTCCAACTTCAATCTGAAATtgtccaaaaattttgtaccAACGCCGCTGCCTAAAAACTATGATAAAGAGTacatgaagaaattgaatatgGAAAAATCAACCaatatgaattttttcGACACTTTTGAGGGCTATTTcgatcaaaaaaaaactgttAAAGGTATATTCAAATCTAAAAATACAATGGCAATGGCTCCCGAAGTaacaagagaagaattcaCTATcgtttcaaattatttcaataaatattatttaaagaGGGAAAGAGAAAAGCTTTTTGAgatccaaaaaaaaatgtacaCTCAATATTGGTTTGAGCTATCACAAGGGTTTTCACTATTATTTTACGGTATTGGATCTAAACGTGAATttctagaaaattttgctATTCATTACCTTTCAccaaaattgaaacaagTTGAACTTCAttctcaaaaaaaaaaggaaaatgtcAACCATTCAATCCCATGTATAATAGTCAACGGATATAATCCAACTTGTAATTACAGAGATGTGTATAAAGACGTCTCCAACATTTTGTATCCAGAAGAATTGACTAgaaatgaaacaaaatattgGGGTAACCACGTTATCTTGcaaatacaaaaaatgaTCCAGTTTTATAAAACACAACCTCAACATATCAAACTAATCATTGTGGTACACAATTTAGATGGTCCGAGCGTAAGAAAAGAAGCATTCCAAACAATGTTAAGTTCGCTAGCCTTAATTAAACAAATTGCAATTATAGCATCAACAGATCACATATATGCTCCAATACTATGGGATAACGTGATAGCACAAAActataattttatttttcacaATGTCACCAATTATGAACCAAGTAAAGTTGAGTCTTCATTCCAGGACGTGATGAAGCTTGGAAGGAAAGAATCTACAAGTAATGCGGAAGGTGCCAGATTTGTTCTTCAGTCCCTAACAAACAACtctaaaaaattatacaaACTATTACTAGAGACTCAGTTACACAACATGGAAACTGATGGTAAAAATCCAAAAGGTGTCGTGGCACCAACAAAGCGCGGTGCACTAACTTTCGGAGTCGAATTAAAAAGATTCCATCACCTTTGTACGGCAGACTTTATTGTATCCAACGAGATGTCTCTAAGAACCATGCTGAAGGAATTTATTGATCATAAAATGGCATTCATCTCCAAAAACCAAGCTGGTGCAGAATTTGTCTTTGTCACATATAATTATTCAGAGATGAAAAAGCTGCTAGATACTGTCGCGACTGAAATAAAGTGA
- the ECM2 gene encoding Pre-mRNA-splicing factor ECM2 (similar to Saccharomyces cerevisiae ECM2 (YBR065C); ancestral locus Anc_3.280): MDSDDYTPSICEECLSSSFNIRMTRVPNGAKCRICTLSFTLYHFKKDERSSVIIKTNICHRCSEQRHVCQCCLMDLTWGISIKERDEILSIVNGSDFKTVEAKNDMMKKFLTLKKDAKLGGAKITSDSAELSKMMEKLEEVLKSKDELYLKKGKTNKIRDNDGFQNVDISHILKKLPLKESFTKTGNPSTSFLLYNVDASIPEWKISEKISQIVNEKEWKHVGSKSLIINHKAKVGGIRFKNDELSTKFTDELISNEDYLIVKKGGNGNLQRGILKIGHFQIFVIPWSSGFSVSSFGNNVRENMKLALSFQKLISNEVNLHNGDDRHQAKKENLKKINKITKKSNKKNARRIASLEL; this comes from the coding sequence ATGGATTCAGATGACTACACTCCTTCTATATGTGAAGAATGCCTATCctcatctttcaatattagGATGACTAGAGTACCTAATGGCGCTAAATGTAGGATTTGCACTTTATCGTTTACGTTATATCATTTCAAGAAGGATGAGAGATCATCGGTAATTATCAAGACAAATATATGCCACCGTTGCTCTGAACAAAGACACGTTTGTCAGTGTTGCTTGATGGATCTCACGTGGGGAATCTCTATAAAAGAGCGTGATGAAATTCTTTCTATTGTTAATGGTAGTGATTTCAAGACCGTAGAAGCCAAAAATGatatgatgaagaaattcctgactttgaaaaaagatgcTAAACTAGGAGGTGCCAAGATAACAAGTGACTCAGCAGAATTGAGTAAAATGatggaaaaattggaagaagTCCTAAAATCGAAAGATGAACTTTACTTGAAGAAAGGTAAGACGAATAAAATTCGGGACAATGATGGTTTCCAAAATGTGGATATTTCACACATTTTAAAGAAACTACCTTTGAAGGAATCCTTTACCAAGACAGGAAATCCATCTACATCCTTTCTGCTTTATAATGTCGATGCATCTATACCAGAGTGGaaaatttctgaaaaaatcTCTCAGATTGTGAATGAGAAGGAGTGGAAACACGTGGGTTCGAAATCATTAATTATAAATCATAAAGCAAAAGTAGGCGGAATACGcttcaaaaatgatgaattaagTACAAAATTTACTGATGAACTAATCTCCAATGAAGATTACTTGATAGTCAAGAAAGGTGGTAATGGCAATTTACAGAGAGGGATATTGAAAATCGGtcatttccaaatttttgtGATTCCGTGGTCATCAGGTTTCTCAGTGAGTTCATTTGGTAATAACGTAAGAGAGAATATGAAATTAGCATTAAGCttccaaaaattaatttccAATGAAGTTAATTTGCATAATGGCGATGACAGACATCAAgctaagaaagaaaatttgaaaaaaattaataaaatcacaaaaaaatcaaacaaaaaaaacgCTAGACGTATTGCTTCGTTAGAATTATGA
- the AKL1 gene encoding serine/threonine protein kinase AKL1 (similar to Saccharomyces cerevisiae AKL1 (YBR059C); ancestral locus Anc_3.273), which translates to MSSVTDGTFKSGTPTFGLRTSASNVGTIEKFEKGQNLAVGTHKVEIVDYLTEGGFAQIYVVKFIEVLNEFDNEDNGSNVRISNYSLKLGDVACLKRVLVYDEVGLNEMRNEVNVMKKLRGCPNIVQYYDSNATRSHNGNPGYEVLLLMELCSNNSLLNYMNQRLATQLSEKEVLKIMYDVTSGVAQMHYLKTPLIHRDIKIENVLVDSNNNFKLCDFGSATTCPPVATTHQDIALLGQNVYVHTTPQYRSPEMIDLYRYLPINEKSDIWALGVFLYKLLFYTTPFETTGQFAMLHSKFDIPANKYSSKIINLVIIMLSENLNLRPNIYQVMHYICQLIQVDTPILDIYGRGPYNFSKYSDYQKKAQAIQNQLFASGQNNSNVMKQTDSVDDFLNDFFLATFEAASKLDIERSPPTNAVNTVHGTLQKQENLHSSSKSARTEQDFGETYYPPFSEINTYLDKELNPTASITGVLKPPISTQHEASSKNIHIQTDLDLLNVVTNQRQKSISSYSSGGNKSMKSVSRTVSSSAAPDDLELSNKMSNMSISKTRQHKSNNPFPNMLNEYPPTNNSITHNYFLDLDGPAPQLPLLSQIPSTLTDSENTHGKMPFEMPKFNQIMNSTNNISQRDQIRNPPTTQQPQQRRSFFFEGIGNIQPTINDITINDASEGTVQTTVDNNADYFNDTLPGSDNIARETSYSLEDKGAPKPRPQVPLVQPTERSLSSLNNQKSGRVDKLNTTYAPLDETLPTSALENKRNDLLNLTFNEMNFSQESMKESETSSTTRQERPFEGNTLDRRLSRVNFSNEDSIASSESININLEEKRHKSAVSRKISENKSSSNKDNRRDFSKKKSPVSRFEYQNNNERSLTSVGRHSLDLKVQEVNFTGEERSNNNLRKEHSAKHSSKDIRRTSFARARQSLDIERLRSEMSSSSTNSSKKRSIFSMFKSDRK; encoded by the coding sequence ATGTCTTCAGTAACCGATGGAACCTTCAAATCTGGTACTCCAACATTTGGCCTGAGAACCAGTGCGTCAAATGTCGGTAcgattgaaaaatttgagaaaGGCCAAAATTTGGCTGTTGGCACGCATAAAGTAGAAATTGTGGATTATTTAACTGAAGGTGGATTTGCTCAAATTTACGTTGTGAAATTTATAGAGGTTCtgaatgaatttgataatgaagataatggtTCTAACGTTAGAATCTCAAATTATTCTCTAAAGCTTGGGGATGTGGCATGTTTGAAAAGAGTACTAGTTTACGATGAAGTCGGCTTAAATGAGATGAGAAATGAGGTCAATGTGATGAAAAAGTTAAGAGGTTGCCCAAATATTGTACAATATTACGATTCAAATGCAACTAGAAGCCATAATGGCAATCCAGGGTACGAAGTGCTGTTACTCATGGAGCTATGTTCTAACAATTCTCTCTTAAACTACATGAACCAAAGATTAGCGACTCAGTTGTCTGAAAAAGAGGTTTTAAAAATTATGTATGACGTTACTTCGGGGGTTGCACAGATGCATTATTTAAAAACTCCTCTTATTCATAGAGATAttaaaatagaaaatgttCTGGTTGATTCAaacaataatttcaagttATGTGACTTCGGTTCAGCCACAACTTGTCCGCCAGTTGCAACAACACATCAGGATATAGCTCTTCTAGGACAAAATGTCTATGTACATACGACACCACAATATCGATCCCCTGAGATGATTGATCTTTATAGGTATCTTCCCATCAATGAAAAGTCAGATATTTGGGCCTTAGGTGTTTTTCTTTACAAGCTACTATTTTATACAACACCATTTGAAACCACAGGACAATTTGCAATGCTTCattccaaatttgatatcCCAGCAAATAAATATTCCTCAAAAATAATTAACTTGGTTATTATAATGCTgtcagaaaatttgaacttGAGACCCAATATTTATCAAGTAATGCATTATATTTGTCAACTAATACAAGTAGATACCCCAATTTTGGATATTTATGGAAGAGGTCCTTACAATTTTAGCAAATACAGtgattatcaaaaaaaagcaCAGGCGATCCAAAACCAATTATTTGCATCAGGGCAAAATAATTCGAATGTGATGAAACAAACAGACAGTGTAGATGACTTTCtaaatgattttttcttggctACTTTTGAAGCTGCATCTAAACTCGATATTGAGAGAAGTCCTCCAACGAATGCCGTTAATACTGTTCACGGTACACTGcaaaaacaagaaaatttacatAGCAGTAGCAAGAGTGCTAGGACTGAGCAGGATTTTGGAGAAACATATTATCCACCATTTTCTGAAATAAATACCTATTTGGACAAAGAACTCAACCCAACAGCATCAATTACGGGAGTGCTAAAACCACCGATAAGTACCCAGCATGAGGCAAGTtctaaaaatattcatatcCAGACTGATTtggatttattgaatgtaGTTACAAATCAAAGACAAAAGAGTATCAGTTCATATTCTTCGGGGGGCAATAAATCTATGAAAAGTGTTTCTCGCACTGTTTCGAGTTCTGCAGCTCCAGATGATCTAGAGCTTTCCAATAAAATGAGTAATATGTCTATTTCTAAGACGAGACAGCATAAATCTAACAATCCATTCCCGAATATGTTAAATGAATACCCACCAACCAATAACTCCATTACACATAACTACTTCTTAGATCTTGACGGACCGGCTCCTCAGCTTCCTCTATTGTCACAGATACCAAGCACTCTAACTGATTCTGAAAACACTCATGGTAAGATGCCATTTGAAATGCCGAAGTTCaaccaaataatgaataGCACAAACAATATTTCTCAGCGGGATCAGATTCGGAACCCGCCAACTACGCAACAGCCTCAACAGCGAagatcttttttctttgaaggTATAGGTAATATTCAACCCACCATCAATGACATTACTATAAACGATGCGAGTGAAGGGACTGTTCAAACAACGGTTGATAATAATGCCgattatttcaatgataCTCTACCAGGTTCCGATAATATAGCTAGGGAAACAAGCTATTCCTTGGAAGACAAAGGTGCACCCAAACCAAGACCGCAGGTACCATTGGTACAGCCAACGGAAAGATCGCTCAGCAGTCTGAATAATCAGAAATCGGGGAGAGTGGATAAATTAAACACTACTTATGCGCCATTGGATGAAACATTGCCGACTAGTGCACTGGAAAACAAGAGAAATGATCTCCTAAATCTGACctttaatgaaatgaatttttctcAAGAAAGTATGAAAGAAAGTGAAACATCCAGTACCACTAGACAAGAAAGACCATTTGAAGGCAACACTCTTGACAGACGACTGAGTAGGGTGAACTTTAGCAACGAAGATAGCATAGCATCTAGTGAAAGTATCAACATAAActtagaagaaaaaagacaCAAGAGTGCAGTTAGCAGAAAAATATCCGAAAATAAAAGCAGTAGCAACAAGGATAATAGACGTGACttttccaagaaaaaaagtcCTGTTAGTAGATTTGAGTACCAGAATAACAATGAAAGGAGCCTAACCTCGGTAGGACGTCATTCATTGGATTTGAAAGTCCAGGAAGTGAACTTTACTGGGGAAGAGAGATCTAACAACaatttaagaaaagaacATAGTGCCAAACACAGTTCTAAAGATATAAGAAGAACCTCATTCGCAAGAGCGCGCCAGTCATTGGATATCGAAAGGCTTAGAAGTGAAATGTCTAGTTCTAGTACTAACAGCAGCAAGAAGCGGTCAATTTTCTCCATGTTCAAGTCTGATAGAAAGTAA